Proteins encoded together in one Quercus lobata isolate SW786 chromosome 3, ValleyOak3.0 Primary Assembly, whole genome shotgun sequence window:
- the LOC115981280 gene encoding high mobility group B protein 3-like has translation MSTMFGITVPALRGKDYAYIYENAGLASRKWPHTKDGRDCSGKPLIVEKIVEKPSDPPKKKPTTTTTDRKKSSSTAPKAKKAKTDKKSKDPNAPKRPQTAFFLFMDDFRKTYKEENPDSKGGKEVAKEGGEKWKSLDRKREKYS, from the exons ATGAGCACCATGTTTGGGATTACAGTGCCAGCACTTAGGGGAAAGGACTACG catatatatatgagaatgcAGGACTTGCGAGTAGGAAATGGCCCCATACCAAAGATGGGAGAGACTGTAGTGGTAAGCCACTAATTGTGGAGAAGATTGTGGAGAAGCCCAGTGACCCCCCCAAGAAGAAgcctactactactactacagacag GAAGAAATCAAGTTCAACAGCGCCGAAggcaaagaaagcaaaaactgACAAGAAGTCTAAGGATCCAAATGCCCCCAAGCGCCCACAAACtgccttctttctcttcat GGATGACTTTAGGAAGacttataaagaagaaaatcccGATTCGAAGGGTGGTAAAGAG GTAGCAAAGGAGGGTGGTGAGAAGTGGAAATCTCTagacagaaagagagaaaaatattcctAG
- the LOC115982862 gene encoding N-acylneuraminate-9-phosphatase-like — MFLFFFNCRYVNDARPFWQYIVSYSTGCSDSQYFEELYNYYSTNKAWHLCDPDAENVFKALRKAGVKLGVVSNFDDRLRPLMRSLNCDHWFDAVAVSAEVEAEKPNPTIFLKACDLLGVKPEDAVHVGDDRRNDIWGATDAGCDAWLWGSEVHSFKELS; from the exons atgtttttgtttttcttcaattGCAGATATGTCAATGATGCAAGGCCTTTCTGGCAATATATAGTCAGTTACTCCACTGGCTGTTCAGATTCCCAGTACTTTGAAGAACTTTACAACTACTATAGCACTAACAAG GCTTGGCACCTCTGTGATCCTGATGCTGAGAATGTATTTAAAGCTCTTAGGAAAGCAGGCGTGAAGTTGGGTGTTGTGTCAAATTTTGACGATCGGTTAAGACCTTTAATGCGATCTCTAAACTGTGACCATTGGTTTGATGCTGTGGCAGTTTCAGCTGAA GTTGAAGCAGAGAAGCCAAATCCAACAATATTTCTAAAAGCTTGTGATTTATTGGGAGTAAAGCCCGAGGATGCTGTACATGTAGGGGATGACCGTAGGAATGATATATGGGGTGCTACAGATGCAGGCTGTGATGCTTGGCTTTGGGGAAGTGAAGTTCACTCTTTTAAGGAG TTGTCATGA
- the LOC115981281 gene encoding serine/threonine-protein phosphatase 7 long form homolog, with translation MAAANAGRIDYTQPGPIDDSVLTQQATHRSEAIWNGRDPGSITCRSRSSEFSKQPPMVDDRVRNIITTVGLEGLLWVPGREIDNGLITALVERWRPETHTFHMPHGEVTITLQDVEVLLGLPVDGDAISGSTQKTWVNVCRDFLGFQLVTQNNHKQLDGQRILINRLLEEVANPLPPDAEEDQLHKYARCYILPLLGDTIFMDKSGDRVHLMWVQQLENLHNPRRYSWGSACLAWLYRELCRASEDTSQIGGCLLLLQYWAWARFPYLCPTVERGPPVGAYGPSVRGPLSLKWLWVPNKKNRPAHIFRDRYREQLASMLPDQVVWQPYEAHFDDLPPWCVAGRAVWTATVPLVCFHLVEKHTPDRVVRQFGMIQEIPRAVNTDRVLHGIDLRGKIGVNWMQKHAAHILEWGYRFDRRCEAVLGDMPPEHEYHDWFKRVTRRFIDRPGAVVTLLIEGYVRLLRRHPVGTEDHNDITEVLTAVQAMTRVQPPIPEAPIEEAAMPTGPSTSTAPAGCQSRPPVATPQLLPTPDPCASTPHASASPTIPSSIPHPSPTVTIPSPNPHSAPTATIPSPSPHPAPTPTIPSPTHHPSPCPTIPPPTPLPCSGSDVRPPTPQSFLQLSPIPSFDLG, from the exons aTGGCTGCTGCAAATGCTGGACGCATTGACTATACACAGCCTGGACCCATTGACGACTCGGTGTTGACACAGCAGGCGACGCATCGGTCCGAAGCTATTTGGAATGGGCGG GATCCAGGGTCCATTACTTGCCGTAGTCGTAGTTCAGAGTTCTCCAAGCAACCTCCAATGGTGGACGACCGAGTGAGGAACATCATCACCACAGTTGGTTTGGAGGGACTCCTGTGGGTCCCAGGTAGAGAGATTGACAATGGCCTGATAACGGCCTTAGTGGAGCGATGGCGGCCCGAGACTCACACCTTTCACATGCCACATGGTGAGGTGACCATCACATTGCAGGATGTGGAGGTTCTTCTCGGGCTTCCTGTTGATGGTGACGCTATATCAGGGAGCACACAAAAAACTTGGGTGAATGTGTGCCGGGACTTCCTTGGTTTTCAACTTGTAACTCAAAATAACCATAAGCAACTTGATGGGCAGAGGATTCTCATCAACCGCCTTTTGGAGGAAGTTGCTAACCCATTGCCGCCTGATGCTGAAGAGGATCAGCTGCATAAGTACGCACGATGCTACATCCTACCGCTATTGGGGGACACAATATTCATGGACAAATCCGGCGATAGGGTGCATCTAATGTGGGTGCAGCAGTTGGAAAACCTTCACAATCCACGGAGGTACAGTTGGGGAAGTGCTTGCCTTGCATGGTTGTATCGAGAGCTATGCAGGGCAAGCGAGGACACCAGTCAGATTGGTGGGTGCTTGCTGTTGCTCCAGTACTGGGCATGGGCCAGGTTCCCCTATTTGTGCCCGACAGTTGAGCGAGGCCCGCCAGTGGGTGCTTACGGTCCTTCAGTACGTGGTCCACTATCCCTGAA GTGGTTGTGggtcccaaacaagaaaaataggcCCGCCCACATCTTCAGGGACAGGTATCGCGAGCAACTAGCTTCCATGTTGCCAGACCAG GTGGTGTGGCAGCCATATGAAGCTCATTTTGACGACCTCCCGCCCTGGTGTGTTGCAGGGAGGGCCGTATGGACGGCAACGGTGCCGCTTGTATGTTTCCACCTAGTAGAGAAACATACACCGGATCGTGTTGTTCGTCAATTCGGGATGATCCAAGAAATTCCCCGCGCTGTTAACACTGACAGAGTGCTTCATGGCATTGATTTGAGGGGGAAGATCGGTGTTAATTGGATGCAGAAGCATGCTGCGCATATCCTTGAGTGGGGTTATCGCTTTGATCGGCGTTGTGAAGCTGTGCTTGGTGATATGCCTCCAGAGCACGAGTACCATGACTGGTTCAAAAGGGTGACTCGGAGGTTCATCGATAGGCCTGGTGCTGTAGTGACTCTGCTG ATTGAAGGATACGTCCGTTTATTGAGGCGTCATCCAGTGGGCACGGAGGACCACAACGACATTACTGAGGTGTTGACGGCAGTACAGGCGATGACACGTGTCCAACCTCCTATCCCTGAGGCCCCGATTGAGGAGGCAGCTATGCCTACCGGCCCAAGCACGAGCACAGCTCCGGCCGGATGTCAATCCCGTCCGCCTGTTGCTACCCCTCAGCTTCTCCCTACCCCCGATCCCTGTGCATCCACCCCACATGCATCCGCCagccccaccatcccttcaTCCATCCCACATCCATCCCCTACCGTCACCATCCCTTCACCCAACCCACATTCAGCTCCTACTgccaccatcccttcacctaGCCCACATCCAGCCCCTAcgcccaccatcccttcacctaCCCACCATCCGTCTCCTTGCCCCACCATCCCTCCACCCACCCCACTTCCTTGTTCTGGGTCTGACGTCCGTCCACCCACCCCACAGTCATTTCTTCAGCTATCACCGATTCCATCCTTTGACCTGG GCTGA